From one Lactiplantibacillus paraplantarum genomic stretch:
- a CDS encoding PTS mannitol-specific transporter subunit IIBC, producing MSENVNTNATQSAPVAKKKLGVKARVQKFGSALSNMVMPNIGAFIAWGLITAIFMAGGWWPNAGLAKMIQPMVHYLLPLLIAFTGGTLFAGHRGGVVGAIATMGVIVGSSIPMFIGAMIMGPLGGWCIKKWDDAISDKIKSGFEMLVNNFSAGIIGMLLAILGYFAIGPLVAGASAAMAAGVDWIIKMKLLPLANVFIEPAKILFLNNAINQGILTPLGIQAASSAGKSILFLLEPDPGPGLGVLLAFALFGKGTAKASAPSAIIIHFLGGIHEIYFPYVLMKPALFLAVIAGGVTGTATFSLLNVGLRSTPSPGSIISLLLMSPKSVSNYIGLIIGVTLATLASFIVAAIVLKRDKSTDSDDLAAAQGKMSDMKSGNTEAGSATDAEPADVIASYKDVDHIIFACDAGMGSSAMGASLLRDKVKKAGISMSVTNTAISNLKDEPGLLVITQNELADRAAQKAPHALRLAVDNFLSSPKYDQVVVNLKARDQVSETAPASAAPQATADAPDELPANLDLSVVDEIVFVHHDGHLGTATMATSLMKDRVKKANKHVSVKNLGIDELADNNSLLVVSSAEAAKNLKTRYTQVQVLITDDLLSSPKYDKMVSELK from the coding sequence ATGAGTGAAAATGTAAATACGAATGCAACCCAAAGCGCTCCTGTTGCGAAAAAGAAACTGGGCGTTAAGGCTCGCGTTCAAAAATTTGGGAGTGCACTAAGTAATATGGTTATGCCGAACATCGGTGCCTTCATTGCTTGGGGCTTAATTACCGCCATCTTTATGGCCGGTGGTTGGTGGCCAAATGCTGGATTAGCTAAGATGATTCAGCCCATGGTCCATTATTTATTGCCATTATTGATAGCGTTTACTGGTGGGACTTTGTTTGCCGGTCACCGTGGTGGGGTCGTTGGTGCGATCGCTACTATGGGTGTCATTGTTGGTTCTTCGATTCCAATGTTTATCGGTGCCATGATTATGGGACCTTTAGGTGGTTGGTGCATTAAGAAGTGGGATGATGCCATTTCTGATAAGATTAAGAGCGGCTTTGAAATGTTGGTTAACAACTTCTCTGCTGGGATTATCGGGATGCTGTTAGCAATCCTTGGCTACTTTGCAATCGGCCCATTGGTTGCTGGTGCGAGTGCTGCTATGGCCGCTGGTGTTGACTGGATCATTAAGATGAAGCTATTGCCATTAGCCAACGTCTTCATTGAACCGGCCAAGATTTTATTCTTAAATAACGCGATTAACCAAGGTATTTTGACACCACTTGGGATTCAAGCTGCATCTAGTGCGGGTAAGTCAATTCTGTTCTTACTTGAACCAGATCCAGGTCCAGGTCTTGGGGTATTATTAGCCTTTGCCTTGTTCGGTAAGGGGACTGCTAAGGCCTCCGCACCAAGTGCGATTATTATCCATTTCCTTGGTGGGATTCATGAAATTTACTTCCCATACGTATTAATGAAGCCAGCGTTGTTCCTAGCTGTTATCGCTGGTGGGGTTACTGGGACGGCCACCTTTAGTTTACTAAACGTTGGTTTACGTTCAACGCCTTCACCTGGTTCAATTATTTCGTTACTATTAATGTCACCAAAGAGTGTTTCTAACTACATTGGTTTAATTATCGGGGTAACGTTAGCAACCTTAGCATCGTTTATCGTTGCGGCGATTGTTTTGAAACGTGATAAGTCAACTGATAGTGATGACTTAGCCGCTGCTCAAGGTAAAATGAGCGACATGAAGAGCGGTAATACTGAAGCCGGCAGTGCAACTGACGCTGAACCAGCTGATGTAATCGCTTCATACAAAGATGTTGACCATATTATCTTTGCCTGCGATGCCGGAATGGGATCATCTGCAATGGGTGCTTCCTTATTACGGGACAAGGTCAAGAAGGCCGGCATTAGCATGTCTGTCACGAACACGGCGATTAGCAATTTGAAAGACGAACCTGGTTTATTGGTTATTACTCAAAATGAATTAGCCGACCGTGCGGCACAAAAAGCACCACACGCCTTACGGTTAGCCGTTGACAACTTCTTGAGCAGTCCAAAGTATGATCAAGTTGTGGTTAACTTAAAAGCTCGTGATCAAGTTAGTGAGACTGCGCCTGCATCCGCAGCACCACAAGCAACCGCAGATGCGCCTGACGAATTGCCAGCTAACTTAGATTTGAGTGTTGTTGATGAAATTGTCTTTGTTCACCACGATGGTCATTTAGGAACGGCTACAATGGCAACATCCTTAATGAAGGATCGGGTCAAGAAAGCCAACAAACATGTGAGTGTTAAGAACTTAGGCATTGACGAATTGGCTGATAATAATAGTTTGTTAGTGGTTTCAAGTGCTGAAGCAGCCAAGAACTTGAAGACGCGTTACACGCAAGTTCAAGTCCTGATTACTGACGATCTATTGAGCTCACCTAAGTATGATAAGATGGTATCAGAATTGAAATAA
- a CDS encoding MerR family transcriptional regulator, producing the protein MPTQTISPEQDSELVASVAAEQLGIKAVTLRKYSTMVEKQLNDENRFRPADNSHRLYTAADLKTFQAAIELAEQGTTLATALGRAFGAKIATTTKQPMAKPTTMTQSNKTEKVPEATPTSKSIDPNKMAPAAKPDGPSNAELYRQQEMIIRRLDSLSERLNQVLVRLDQQASQAAKPWWHFWEK; encoded by the coding sequence GTGCCTACACAAACGATCAGTCCTGAACAGGACTCCGAATTAGTCGCTTCCGTTGCCGCTGAACAACTTGGTATTAAAGCCGTGACATTGCGCAAATACAGCACCATGGTCGAAAAACAACTTAATGATGAAAATCGCTTCCGACCTGCCGATAACAGTCATCGCCTATACACTGCCGCCGATCTAAAGACTTTTCAGGCAGCCATCGAACTCGCAGAACAGGGAACAACATTAGCAACCGCGTTGGGACGAGCTTTTGGTGCAAAAATAGCTACGACAACTAAGCAACCAATGGCGAAACCGACAACCATGACTCAGTCTAATAAGACAGAAAAAGTCCCTGAAGCTACACCAACATCCAAATCAATTGACCCTAATAAAATGGCACCAGCAGCTAAGCCAGATGGTCCTAGTAACGCTGAGCTATACAGGCAACAAGAAATGATTATCCGTCGCTTGGACTCACTCAGTGAACGGTTGAATCAAGTACTCGTTCGGCTTGATCAACAAGCAAGTCAAGCCGCTAAACCATGGTGGCATTTCTGGGAAAAATAG
- the trxA gene encoding thioredoxin — protein sequence MIEPVDKTTFATVADDTALTVVDFWADWCGPCKMQEPVLEALDELYDGRVKFVSLDVDQHQEIAQQFEIMSIPALVIFKNGQPAEKVVGFHPQAALKKYLDQKLAEVTTA from the coding sequence ATGATCGAACCAGTCGATAAGACGACTTTTGCGACGGTTGCGGACGATACCGCACTAACGGTGGTTGATTTTTGGGCCGATTGGTGTGGCCCTTGTAAGATGCAGGAGCCAGTGCTTGAAGCGCTAGATGAGCTGTATGATGGACGAGTTAAATTTGTGTCACTTGATGTTGATCAACATCAGGAAATTGCGCAACAGTTTGAAATTATGAGTATCCCGGCGTTGGTCATTTTTAAGAACGGTCAACCGGCCGAAAAGGTAGTTGGCTTTCATCCGCAAGCGGCGTTGAAGAAGTATCTGGATCAGAAGTTAGCGGAAGTAACGACTGCCTAA
- the ndk gene encoding nucleoside-diphosphate kinase gives MANSEKTLVLVKPDGVSEGHIGEVITRLERKGYQIAALKVIKATAEQLQQHYSEKVGKPYFKEIETYMMEGPLVAIIVSGTGVVKAVHRLAGSTRPAEAQPGTIRGDFSHEYPDGILRNIIHTSDSRENAHHEIAIWFPELAVKARKEAGKVKA, from the coding sequence ATGGCAAATTCTGAAAAAACATTGGTCCTAGTTAAACCCGATGGTGTCAGTGAAGGACACATTGGTGAGGTTATCACCCGGTTAGAACGCAAAGGTTATCAAATTGCCGCCTTAAAGGTTATTAAAGCAACCGCGGAACAACTTCAACAACATTACAGTGAGAAGGTTGGCAAGCCTTACTTTAAGGAAATCGAGACCTACATGATGGAAGGTCCACTCGTTGCCATTATCGTGAGTGGTACCGGCGTCGTCAAAGCGGTGCATCGTTTAGCTGGTAGCACCCGGCCTGCCGAAGCACAACCTGGCACTATTCGGGGTGACTTCTCCCACGAATATCCAGACGGCATTTTACGAAATATTATCCATACCTCAGACAGTCGTGAAAATGCACATCATGAAATTGCCATTTGGTTCCCCGAATTGGCAGTCAAAGCACGTAAAGAAGCGGGCAAAGTTAAAGCCTGA
- a CDS encoding C69 family dipeptidase: MKKDSDCTEILIGKAASMDGSTIVARNEDGYGPINPIKFIVHEAHDQTNASYTSVTTGVTVPLPDHAYRYTATPQADQSDGQYEEAGINELNVGMSATETTATNARVLGYDPLVHDGVDEEAMVTLVLPYIKSAKEGVQRLGALIEKYGTGESNSIAFNDHDDIWLFETAGGHHWGAVRMPEDTYAIVPNQTVVQEMDLSDTDNFLGASDLVDFVEKYHLNPAPGHFNFREIFGTQSEADAYYNTPRTWYGQKLFNPEIDQNPTDQNMPLFRQPSKKLAIEDVQFFLSSHYNGTPYDPFGTFASGNTREQTRYRSIAMDRNQCSSILQIRNDVPAKQAAIQWIALGFFAYAPYVPFFTNINDTPVDYHNTTSTVSVDNVYWLSKTLSVLIEPHWHEFSETVNAYRDGCQSYARSRVAATDATITGNATDFLTKANAETAAEVSNRTHALFDTLVKQGLLLSKTTWEKGQNL, translated from the coding sequence ATGAAGAAAGATTCAGATTGTACTGAAATATTAATTGGGAAAGCCGCCAGCATGGATGGTTCGACCATCGTTGCCCGCAACGAAGATGGCTACGGCCCAATTAATCCGATTAAGTTTATTGTGCACGAAGCCCACGACCAAACTAACGCCAGCTACACTTCCGTAACTACCGGCGTCACCGTTCCGCTACCTGATCATGCCTATCGCTATACTGCAACCCCCCAAGCCGATCAAAGTGATGGTCAGTACGAGGAAGCTGGGATCAACGAATTAAACGTCGGGATGAGCGCAACTGAAACCACTGCCACCAACGCCCGCGTACTCGGTTACGATCCACTGGTTCATGACGGCGTGGATGAAGAAGCCATGGTCACCCTCGTTTTGCCCTACATTAAAAGTGCTAAGGAAGGCGTCCAACGCTTAGGCGCCCTAATCGAAAAGTATGGGACTGGTGAAAGTAACAGTATCGCCTTTAACGATCACGACGATATCTGGTTGTTCGAAACCGCTGGTGGTCACCATTGGGGGGCGGTTCGGATGCCCGAAGACACCTACGCAATTGTTCCCAACCAAACAGTGGTGCAAGAGATGGATCTCAGTGATACTGACAATTTCCTGGGTGCCAGTGATTTAGTGGACTTCGTTGAGAAGTATCACCTCAACCCAGCACCCGGTCACTTTAATTTCCGTGAGATTTTTGGCACCCAAAGTGAAGCGGATGCTTATTACAACACTCCACGGACCTGGTATGGCCAAAAACTATTTAATCCCGAAATCGATCAAAATCCAACTGATCAAAACATGCCGCTCTTCCGACAACCAAGCAAAAAATTGGCTATTGAAGACGTCCAGTTCTTCTTGTCTTCACATTATAACGGGACGCCTTACGATCCATTTGGCACTTTCGCTTCTGGTAACACCCGCGAACAAACCCGTTACCGGTCTATCGCGATGGATCGTAATCAGTGCTCATCTATTCTGCAAATCCGGAATGACGTTCCTGCTAAACAAGCCGCCATTCAATGGATCGCACTAGGTTTCTTCGCCTATGCCCCATACGTGCCATTCTTTACCAACATCAATGACACACCGGTGGACTATCATAATACAACTAGCACGGTCAGCGTTGATAACGTCTACTGGTTGTCAAAGACCCTCTCCGTCTTGATTGAACCACACTGGCATGAATTTTCTGAAACCGTTAATGCTTATCGTGACGGTTGCCAATCATATGCCCGTAGCCGGGTTGCCGCAACCGATGCGACCATTACTGGTAACGCGACCGACTTTTTGACGAAGGCCAACGCCGAAACTGCCGCCGAAGTTTCCAACCGGACCCATGCGTTGTTTGATACTTTGGTTAAGCAAGGGCTGTTGTTATCGAAAACGACTTGGGAAAAAGGACAAAATCTATAG
- a CDS encoding DUF2252 domain-containing protein has protein sequence MPPLDLTHIRQRHTVAELIALGKARRQVTSFEKLGTFTPVKRNASDYLKHVREMLVPELLPLRRERMSASAFAFFRGSVELMDYDLDYQSSTKIPAVVCGDAHIGNFGFYASPERRLVFDLNDFDEAGVHPWEWDLRRLLVSVLLAARDSNFKPKKVEKLVQAASASYREALKGMFDQTTLDRFYRDNEVQAVLNFGGAPEDTADLIASLVKKAQKRNSEQVVRKFTVTNSQGERQFKDNAPRSVHIDRQTYQGLKAGIHEYLLNVRTDVALLLSQYEVTDIIRHSVGVGSFGSLCYLVLLTSTDGSHMVLQIKEALPTRKVGSQSRPALTAAMELTEGQRIVSSQRILQATSDVFLGYFQMKNKSFYVRQFRDMKESIDIPTLGWGQFQAYANTCAMILAKAHAQSPTAAMIRGYVGNSAKFDEAMAKWATAYVEQVDNDYQDFLDE, from the coding sequence ATGCCACCACTTGATTTAACCCATATTCGACAACGCCACACAGTTGCTGAACTGATCGCGCTAGGAAAGGCGCGACGCCAAGTCACCTCATTTGAAAAATTAGGGACATTTACACCGGTGAAGCGAAACGCCAGTGATTATTTGAAACACGTTCGGGAGATGCTGGTTCCAGAATTGTTGCCATTACGTCGTGAACGAATGTCTGCCTCGGCTTTTGCATTCTTCCGAGGATCAGTTGAATTGATGGATTATGACTTGGACTACCAGTCATCAACTAAAATTCCGGCCGTTGTTTGTGGTGACGCCCATATTGGTAACTTTGGGTTCTATGCATCACCAGAACGGCGACTAGTGTTTGATCTAAATGATTTTGACGAAGCCGGAGTTCATCCGTGGGAATGGGACCTACGACGATTACTAGTCAGTGTACTACTAGCCGCGCGCGATTCTAATTTTAAGCCTAAAAAGGTTGAAAAATTAGTGCAAGCCGCGAGTGCGAGCTATCGTGAAGCCCTTAAGGGAATGTTTGATCAGACCACGCTGGATCGTTTTTATCGCGATAATGAAGTTCAAGCTGTTTTAAATTTCGGTGGCGCACCGGAAGATACGGCCGACTTGATTGCATCTTTGGTAAAAAAGGCACAAAAACGTAATTCAGAGCAAGTGGTACGTAAGTTTACGGTCACTAATAGTCAGGGCGAACGGCAATTTAAAGATAATGCGCCCCGCTCGGTTCATATTGACCGACAGACTTATCAGGGGCTAAAGGCTGGGATTCACGAGTATTTATTGAATGTCCGGACGGATGTCGCTTTGTTGTTGTCACAATATGAAGTCACCGATATTATTCGTCACAGTGTGGGTGTCGGTAGTTTTGGGTCGTTGTGCTACTTGGTTCTTCTGACGAGTACGGATGGCAGTCACATGGTGTTACAAATTAAGGAAGCTTTACCAACTCGGAAAGTGGGGAGCCAGTCGCGACCAGCCTTAACTGCCGCTATGGAATTGACGGAAGGGCAACGGATCGTAAGTTCACAACGGATTTTGCAAGCGACTTCGGACGTGTTTCTAGGTTACTTCCAGATGAAGAATAAGAGTTTTTATGTTCGTCAATTTCGGGATATGAAGGAATCTATCGATATTCCAACACTGGGTTGGGGTCAGTTCCAAGCTTATGCCAATACGTGCGCAATGATTTTGGCAAAGGCTCACGCGCAAAGTCCAACGGCGGCCATGATTCGAGGCTACGTTGGTAATTCGGCGAAGTTTGATGAAGCCATGGCTAAGTGGGCCACGGCGTATGTTGAACAAGTTGATAATGATTATCAAGATTTCTTAGATGAATAG
- a CDS encoding BglG family transcription antiterminator, producing MVKFTQRQDELLQLLLANPNGLSMSQIETGLNSSRRTIYREFSNLELVLANADLKIINEKHHFQLSGSQTALTEFQGQLTAERRIAPAFDSQTRQNALACRLLMTDHSVKLKELALDFDVSVATISNDLTALATPFADYDLSIERLKSRGIQVAGTEGSIRNLFATILNNEINDYEFFKTIGKLNQGLAVSASDEQSYFLNLLDAQTLITCYQAVRSLKKKYFASVPDGQLQQLIITLTTGVMRLQHDRRVTYLRGINRDDFLKYQRIALAIMTQLPTEIKTVVTGAEIDFLAQQIKGLTFRIDQDASLSNYDLQLTYRVKKLIDAVATNFNWSFGTDDRLLNNLTAHMQIALQRNGVTGPVPPTSELQEVREQYPKLYSAVVRGFATVFTDQDFTTDELTYLLIHFASTYEQQLSHQALKVLVLCPNGMTTARILKTRLMRLVPEITAIEVARIGNLGQVNLQDFDMILSTTTLPGFKLNYRVVSPLLLENEVTALREYIHQYFPSTKVVDSPVDEPTKLNLDFDTVYQQMTIAKQILDRFTITPIRNDDETVAETLVKITRHIDSNLIHDPLEVAGRLLHRLGLAPVGIPNTNLALVHTLSQEVTAPYCAIFELDQPLPFKSMDNQSIRLQRIVLMLGPANISDFENRLMGKLSALVIESQANTQTFMTGDRQQLYQLISKAFLNELTK from the coding sequence ATGGTTAAGTTTACACAACGTCAAGATGAGTTGTTACAGTTACTGCTAGCGAATCCCAATGGTCTTTCAATGAGTCAGATTGAAACCGGTCTCAATAGTAGTCGGCGAACGATTTATCGCGAGTTCAGCAATTTGGAATTAGTACTAGCCAATGCTGATTTAAAGATTATTAATGAGAAGCACCACTTCCAACTAAGTGGTTCACAAACAGCACTGACTGAGTTTCAAGGTCAATTAACAGCAGAGCGCAGAATTGCCCCAGCGTTTGATTCGCAAACGCGCCAGAATGCCCTGGCTTGCCGGTTGTTAATGACGGACCATTCCGTAAAGTTAAAAGAACTTGCACTTGACTTTGATGTGAGTGTTGCAACGATTTCAAATGATTTAACGGCATTAGCAACACCCTTTGCCGACTACGATTTATCGATTGAACGGCTGAAGTCCCGGGGTATTCAGGTGGCGGGAACTGAGGGTAGCATTCGCAACCTGTTTGCCACCATCTTGAATAATGAAATCAACGACTATGAGTTTTTTAAAACAATTGGAAAGCTGAACCAAGGTTTGGCGGTGTCAGCGAGTGATGAACAATCGTATTTTTTGAACTTACTGGATGCCCAGACGTTGATTACATGTTATCAAGCGGTGCGCAGTCTAAAGAAGAAGTACTTTGCATCAGTGCCAGATGGTCAGCTGCAACAGCTGATTATCACGTTGACGACGGGGGTCATGCGATTACAACATGACCGGCGTGTCACGTACTTGCGCGGGATTAATCGGGATGATTTCTTGAAGTATCAACGGATCGCCCTTGCAATCATGACGCAATTACCCACTGAGATTAAGACGGTGGTGACCGGAGCTGAGATTGATTTTCTCGCCCAGCAGATTAAAGGGCTGACATTTCGAATTGATCAGGATGCGTCACTATCGAATTATGATTTGCAATTAACTTATCGGGTTAAAAAGTTGATTGACGCGGTCGCGACGAACTTTAATTGGTCGTTTGGAACGGATGACCGCTTGTTGAATAACTTGACGGCTCATATGCAAATTGCCTTACAGCGTAATGGTGTTACCGGCCCGGTGCCACCCACTTCAGAGTTACAAGAGGTGCGTGAACAGTATCCCAAACTGTATTCGGCAGTGGTGCGCGGCTTTGCAACGGTCTTTACGGATCAAGATTTTACAACCGATGAGCTGACGTACTTGTTGATCCACTTTGCTAGTACGTATGAGCAACAGTTGAGTCATCAGGCGCTCAAAGTCTTAGTACTATGTCCGAATGGGATGACGACGGCTCGAATCTTAAAAACACGGTTGATGCGCTTAGTTCCTGAAATCACAGCTATCGAAGTTGCCCGAATCGGGAATTTAGGTCAAGTTAACTTACAGGACTTTGACATGATTTTATCAACGACGACGTTGCCTGGATTTAAGCTGAATTATCGAGTGGTCAGTCCGCTGTTGCTGGAAAACGAAGTTACTGCGTTGCGCGAATACATTCATCAGTATTTTCCAAGCACCAAAGTGGTCGATTCACCGGTTGATGAGCCAACGAAACTCAATTTGGATTTCGATACCGTTTATCAACAGATGACGATTGCCAAACAAATCTTAGACCGCTTTACCATTACACCGATTCGCAACGATGATGAGACGGTGGCCGAGACGCTAGTTAAGATCACGCGGCATATTGATTCGAACTTGATCCATGATCCGCTAGAAGTTGCGGGTCGGTTGTTACACCGCTTAGGACTGGCGCCGGTCGGTATTCCCAATACGAACTTGGCGTTGGTGCATACGTTAAGTCAGGAAGTCACAGCACCTTATTGTGCGATTTTCGAACTTGATCAACCATTACCATTTAAGAGTATGGATAACCAATCGATTCGGTTGCAACGAATCGTCCTGATGCTCGGACCTGCCAATATCAGCGATTTTGAAAATCGGTTGATGGGTAAGTTAAGCGCGCTAGTCATTGAAAGTCAGGCCAATACGCAGACGTTTATGACTGGTGATCGCCAGCAACTTTATCAATTAATTAGTAAAGCATTTTTGAACGAACTAACGAAATAG
- a CDS encoding NADPH-dependent FMN reductase, producing MTKYGVIVGSIRKNSYSKGVAEAIVAGLPDDAEVTYLNIAKLPLYNQDYDADSPVEYTEFRQAVAAQDAFIFVTPEHNRSIPAALKNALDVASRPWGQSVWGGKPALVASQSISGIAGVLAHHVLRQSLVFLDMPTMQQPELYIGNTDKLADENGHITNEGTQTFLAGAGKQFSEFAAKFVK from the coding sequence ATGACAAAATATGGTGTAATTGTAGGTTCTATTCGTAAAAATTCTTATTCTAAAGGGGTCGCTGAAGCCATCGTTGCTGGGTTACCAGACGACGCTGAAGTAACGTACTTAAATATCGCTAAGTTGCCACTATATAACCAAGACTACGATGCGGATTCACCCGTAGAATATACAGAATTTCGTCAGGCTGTTGCGGCTCAAGATGCGTTCATCTTTGTCACACCTGAACATAACCGTAGCATCCCAGCAGCCTTGAAGAATGCTTTGGACGTTGCTTCACGTCCATGGGGTCAAAGTGTTTGGGGCGGCAAGCCGGCTTTGGTTGCTTCCCAATCGATCTCTGGTATCGCTGGCGTCTTAGCACACCATGTTTTACGTCAATCCTTGGTCTTCTTAGACATGCCAACGATGCAACAACCAGAATTGTACATCGGTAATACTGATAAGTTGGCTGATGAAAACGGTCATATCACAAATGAAGGAACGCAAACATTCTTAGCAGGTGCTGGTAAGCAATTTAGTGAATTTGCTGCGAAGTTTGTCAAATAA
- a CDS encoding PTS sugar transporter subunit IIA yields the protein MEALDKKMIALNQQVATQEEGIRLAGQLLVDGGCVEPEYIDAMQARNQDVSVYMGNFIAIPHGTEDGMKYIKKTGISVVQVPMGVSWGNPDDNDDDKTVTVIFGIAGLNGEHLNLLSQIAIYCSDVANVAKLADAQSEDEIINLLKEVD from the coding sequence ATGGAAGCTTTAGATAAGAAAATGATTGCGTTGAACCAACAAGTGGCAACGCAAGAAGAAGGCATCCGCTTAGCCGGTCAATTATTGGTTGATGGCGGTTGTGTCGAACCAGAATACATTGATGCAATGCAGGCTCGTAATCAGGATGTCTCCGTATATATGGGTAATTTCATTGCCATCCCCCATGGTACTGAAGATGGCATGAAGTATATTAAAAAGACCGGGATTTCCGTGGTCCAAGTACCAATGGGTGTGAGCTGGGGTAATCCAGATGATAACGACGATGATAAGACTGTAACGGTTATCTTCGGAATCGCTGGGTTGAACGGTGAACACTTGAACCTCTTGTCTCAGATTGCCATATACTGCAGCGACGTGGCTAACGTTGCCAAGTTAGCGGACGCTCAATCTGAAGATGAAATCATAAATCTATTAAAGGAAGTTGATTAG
- a CDS encoding mannitol-1-phosphate 5-dehydrogenase — protein sequence MLDVHFGAGNIGRGFIGETLADNGFKITFVDVNDTLIDELNKRNGYTIELAAEGQEHIEVHDVKGINNGKDPKAVAEEIAQADMVTTAIGPKILKFIAPLIADGLKLRQANNNTTPIDIIACENMIGGSQSLKQSVYESLNEDEQAWADQNAGFPNAAVDRIVPLQKHDDPLFVSVEPFKEWVIDKSQMKNPKIQLKGVDYADDLEPYIERKLFSVNTGHATVAYTGNMKGYKTIGEAVKDDSVVDQAKHVLGETGDLLIQKWGFDPEVHHAYQKKILSRFENPYISDDIERVGRTPIRKLGFNERFIRPIRELKERGRDYSALVDTVGEMFFFNYPNDSESVKLQQLLKDEPIEQVIRETTDLKDEDLVNEIKAAYEKHLAATK from the coding sequence ATGTTAGACGTACATTTTGGCGCAGGGAATATTGGTCGGGGCTTCATTGGCGAAACCTTGGCTGACAACGGGTTTAAGATTACTTTCGTTGATGTTAACGATACTTTGATTGACGAATTAAACAAACGGAATGGTTATACCATTGAATTGGCTGCTGAAGGCCAAGAACATATTGAAGTTCACGATGTTAAAGGGATTAATAACGGTAAGGATCCTAAGGCGGTTGCTGAAGAAATTGCCCAAGCCGATATGGTTACGACTGCGATTGGACCTAAGATCTTGAAGTTCATCGCGCCATTAATTGCTGACGGGTTAAAGTTACGGCAAGCTAACAACAATACGACACCAATTGATATCATTGCTTGTGAAAACATGATTGGCGGGAGTCAGTCATTAAAGCAATCCGTTTATGAATCATTAAATGAAGACGAACAAGCTTGGGCTGACCAAAATGCAGGCTTCCCCAATGCCGCTGTTGACCGGATCGTGCCGCTTCAAAAGCATGATGATCCATTGTTCGTTTCAGTTGAACCATTCAAGGAATGGGTTATCGACAAGTCCCAGATGAAGAACCCTAAGATTCAATTAAAGGGTGTTGATTATGCTGACGACTTGGAACCATACATTGAACGGAAACTCTTCTCCGTTAACACGGGTCATGCCACTGTTGCCTATACTGGTAACATGAAGGGCTACAAGACGATCGGCGAAGCGGTCAAGGATGACAGTGTTGTTGACCAAGCTAAGCACGTCTTAGGTGAAACCGGTGATTTGTTGATTCAAAAGTGGGGCTTTGATCCTGAAGTGCACCATGCTTATCAAAAGAAGATTTTGAGTCGGTTTGAAAACCCATATATCTCTGATGATATTGAACGGGTCGGCCGGACACCAATTCGGAAATTAGGTTTCAACGAACGTTTCATTCGCCCAATTCGGGAATTGAAGGAACGTGGTCGCGATTACAGCGCCTTAGTTGATACAGTTGGTGAAATGTTCTTCTTCAACTATCCTAATGATAGTGAAAGTGTTAAGTTACAACAATTATTGAAGGACGAACCAATCGAACAAGTCATTCGCGAAACAACTGACTTAAAAGATGAAGATTTAGTTAATGAAATTAAAGCTGCTTACGAAAAGCATTTAGCTGCGACTAAGTAG